Proteins co-encoded in one Leptospira hartskeerlii genomic window:
- a CDS encoding APC family permease, with amino-acid sequence MKLRRSLNLYDSISLMFSSMVGPGVFITTGYILTQTANPNWALLCWILGGFLAIAGAMSYAKSASIFPYAGGDYVYLKEAYSPIVAFSSGWLSLSVNFSASISLSAIAFSKSFLTLFNPSWDIYFLESKFLGITFSLGVAQILGISTILFFTIVNFFGIGFASRIQNFFTTFKILGLVAFVTLGFVIGNYNIQNFESFSLIPSDLQGWNLLLAGAIPVTFSYLGWNMITYVAEEVKDPEKNIYKSVIVSCTLVTFLYVLINFLYLSSAPIQFLAGDEKIGVTASGFLFGNGVNILITAFICWVFLGGISAYIIGGSRIYFAMARDGFFFPSMAKLHSKYHSPYKSLIFQFLYACLFCFVKEIESLLYLITCSTLLLATITAYTPIIFEKRHLKNEFKIPGYPYSTYLYILSNILIIATLLYNKSAEALWGFGFTLFSVPLYYYFKLSKKSHPIPMDTISEPELEAGGLSLLPENEPVPVGSGDPA; translated from the coding sequence ATGAAACTTCGTCGCTCTCTTAATCTTTACGATTCAATTTCTCTTATGTTCAGCTCTATGGTAGGACCGGGGGTTTTCATCACTACGGGTTATATTCTTACCCAAACTGCTAATCCAAATTGGGCGCTTCTTTGTTGGATTCTGGGCGGATTCTTGGCAATCGCGGGCGCGATGAGTTATGCGAAATCTGCAAGTATCTTTCCGTATGCGGGAGGAGATTACGTTTATTTAAAGGAGGCCTACTCTCCGATTGTAGCGTTTTCTAGCGGATGGCTTTCTTTGTCGGTGAATTTTTCCGCTTCCATTTCTCTTTCTGCAATTGCATTTTCTAAATCGTTTCTTACCTTGTTCAACCCCAGTTGGGACATTTATTTCTTAGAATCCAAGTTTTTGGGGATCACATTTTCGTTGGGCGTGGCCCAGATCTTAGGGATTTCAACGATCTTATTTTTCACAATTGTGAACTTTTTTGGGATTGGTTTCGCCTCTCGTATCCAGAACTTTTTTACTACCTTCAAAATTTTGGGTTTGGTTGCGTTTGTGACCTTAGGTTTTGTTATCGGAAATTATAATATTCAAAATTTCGAATCCTTTTCTCTGATACCTTCCGATCTTCAAGGGTGGAATCTTTTGCTTGCGGGAGCTATCCCGGTCACTTTTTCCTATTTGGGCTGGAATATGATCACCTACGTCGCAGAAGAAGTAAAAGATCCGGAAAAAAATATTTACAAATCTGTGATCGTTTCCTGCACTTTGGTTACTTTTCTTTATGTTCTAATCAATTTCCTATATTTAAGCTCTGCTCCTATCCAATTTCTGGCGGGAGATGAGAAGATAGGCGTGACTGCTTCCGGATTCTTATTCGGGAACGGTGTGAATATTCTAATCACTGCGTTTATTTGTTGGGTTTTCCTCGGTGGAATTTCCGCTTATATCATAGGTGGTTCCAGAATTTATTTTGCGATGGCGAGGGACGGATTCTTTTTCCCAAGCATGGCAAAATTACATTCCAAATATCATAGTCCTTATAAATCTCTGATCTTTCAGTTTCTGTACGCTTGTCTTTTCTGCTTTGTAAAGGAGATTGAATCACTTTTATATCTGATCACCTGCTCTACCCTATTGCTTGCAACGATCACCGCATATACGCCAATTATTTTCGAAAAAAGACATTTAAAGAATGAGTTCAAGATCCCAGGTTATCCGTATTCGACCTATCTATACATACTTTCTAATATTCTAATTATTGCAACATTGCTATATAATAAAAGTGCGGAAGCTCTCTGGGGCTTTGGTTTCACTCTTTTTTCCGTTCCGCTGTATTACTATTTTAAACTTTCTAAAAAATCCCATCCGATCCCGATGGACACTATTTCTGAGCCCGAATTGGAAGCAGGCGGTTTAAGTTTACTTCCAGAAAATGAACCTGTTCCGGTAGGTAGCGGTGATCCCGCTTAA
- a CDS encoding phthiocerol/phthiodiolone dimycocerosyl transferase family protein produces MQNLKESERPQGQFIRSLDQAEANFWLYDRASSMNFCVMAEGEGSFSEESLRKALDLIQNKHALAKVQILKQAGQDSHLYFATSDRKIPIQKDFYSPDWKSKLAKETIRLFELGDSPLIRTIFYTSGNSKFAIGVIFHHSIGDGRSGCRFLLDVLRASTGEADEIEEDSEYSSLMELYPAEELYKGGPKPEKPLTIPQFSRKKEEQDPEIISFYLEEEDVESLLKTSKQKKISFHGILGAAQVTALSDFFDREQEGVLYLSTPADLRPHLSHPVPDSALGLYISLFTTPVNIRDPFDMKAKAIMNDVRARIGRREGRAFYELLPPSEQFLEKEDGLKLFQLLMSRNPQSSLLSNVGIIPVLASDEIKVKELSFTVHPALTQTVFTTVTTYENRMAININYDKNRWKEEDISQFAYSFRKNILSNS; encoded by the coding sequence ATGCAAAATTTAAAAGAATCTGAAAGACCCCAAGGTCAATTCATTCGATCCTTAGACCAAGCGGAGGCAAATTTCTGGCTTTATGACCGTGCCTCCTCAATGAACTTCTGCGTGATGGCAGAGGGTGAGGGTTCCTTCTCGGAAGAGAGTTTACGAAAAGCACTGGACCTTATTCAAAACAAACATGCGTTAGCTAAGGTTCAGATCTTAAAACAAGCCGGACAAGATTCTCATTTATACTTTGCAACCTCGGATAGAAAAATTCCGATCCAAAAGGATTTTTATTCTCCCGATTGGAAATCCAAATTAGCTAAGGAGACAATTCGACTTTTTGAATTGGGAGATTCTCCTTTAATCAGGACTATATTTTATACTTCCGGAAATTCTAAATTTGCGATCGGAGTTATCTTTCATCATAGTATTGGAGACGGAAGATCAGGTTGTAGATTTCTCTTAGATGTACTTAGAGCAAGTACAGGAGAAGCTGATGAAATTGAAGAAGATTCAGAATATTCTTCCTTAATGGAATTATATCCTGCAGAAGAATTGTATAAGGGTGGACCCAAACCTGAAAAGCCTTTAACGATCCCTCAATTCTCTCGCAAAAAAGAAGAACAAGATCCTGAGATTATCAGTTTTTATTTGGAAGAAGAAGATGTTGAATCGCTATTAAAAACTTCTAAACAAAAAAAAATCTCCTTTCACGGGATCTTAGGTGCAGCTCAGGTAACAGCTCTTTCGGATTTTTTTGACAGGGAACAAGAAGGAGTATTGTATCTTTCTACACCGGCGGATCTGAGACCTCACCTGAGTCATCCAGTGCCGGATTCCGCACTCGGACTTTATATTTCCTTATTCACCACTCCTGTGAATATTCGAGATCCTTTCGATATGAAAGCAAAAGCGATCATGAATGACGTAAGGGCTCGTATCGGAAGAAGAGAAGGCAGAGCGTTTTACGAACTACTTCCTCCTTCCGAACAATTTTTGGAAAAAGAAGATGGGCTAAAACTTTTCCAATTGTTAATGAGTCGAAATCCTCAATCTAGTTTATTGAGTAATGTAGGGATCATTCCTGTTTTAGCTTCAGATGAAATAAAAGTAAAAGAACTTTCTTTTACGGTCCATCCGGCTTTGACCCAAACAGTTTTTACGACGGTGACAACCTATGAAAATAGAATGGCTATCAATATAAATTACGATAAGAATCGTTGGAAAGAAGAGGATATCTCTCAATTCGCATATTCTTTCCGGAAGAATATACTTTCTAATTCCTGA